The genomic segment TTCCCTATCCTTAAAATTCCTTATGTTTCTTGTTATTACATCCATTTGATTTTTATTAAGATATTCACAAAGAATTAAATCATACCCATTTTTGTTTTGAAAGAGATTTTGTAATTTTTTAAAATTAAATTTTAGACGAACACCCTTAAAATTATTGCCATACATTTTCCACATAGGAATTTCATTTGAGCAACTTTTTTTCTGGTGAACAAAACTAAGTGTAAAAGGATTTCCAACCTTATTTTTTATATCATCTATTTGCTTTTCTAATTCTTTTCCTTTTTTAGTCTCAAACAGTTTCTCATTAAAGAAATGCACTTCTCTTTTATCATTGGTTTGTAAAGGGTTACTAAACCAAAAATGCAAATTATACGCACCATCTGTTTCCCTGTCGCTTTTTAATAAATTTGTGAGAACTTCAAATGATGTGTAATGATATAAAGATGTAGGAAGAGAAGCCCTCCTTGGTTCAAGAGGAAAAGTTGTTTTGCACTTGGGGCATTTTATTTTACTTGTTGCCATATATGATTTTTTCGCCTATCGCTCTCCCTGCCTCAGCGGGTTAATAATAAGATTAATTTGTGGAAATAAAAAAGACGTGGGAGTAAACTTTCTGTCGCTTATCCCACGCTCAGGCTCTCGCATTGCCCTCTCTCAAGATAAGCAACTTAGCCAGCCCACGCCATCGTGTATTATACGGGATATGTTGTATGCCTTTGATGGGACACAACACAGGGATATAATACAGCCTCGGCATGGACGCTTCGTTGCGGTATCTTCCAAGAGATTCAAATTTGCGAGATTTGAGCGTAGAAGATAACGTTAAGAAAACGTCCTTTCCCATAAGCCAGCCCTACAAATGGCTTCTTCGGCTCATGGATTCCATCAATGTATTGACTCGCCCTGCCCACAGAAGGGCTGGCTAAATCATGTCGCAAAGATACAAAATTATTTTTTTATCGCTCGTTTTTTAAATAATAAAATTATGAGGAGTTAAGAGGAAAATTTTAATTTCTCCACCCCAAAAGATGGAATATAGAAAAAATAGTGTAATTTTGCAGATGCTATATGTAATATTCGACGCTGCAGATTTTTTTAGGGAATCAGCTGAAAAATAGGGAAGGGTCATGAAGGAGAATATGCCACATCACGGGATGGGAACGGAGTTCCACTATCCGCGAATCGCCATTATAGACAGCAATATGTTGGCTATCATGGGTTTGCGGCAGATTCTCCAGACGGTTGTTCCCGTGGCGGAGATTGAGGTGTTCAACAGTTTCAACGAGTTTGAAGCGGATGAGCCGGAGATGTTTGTCCATTATTTTGTGGAGACAAATATCGTGTTGAGCAACCTCTCGTTTTTTACGGCTCGTCGTAACAAGACCATCGTGCTTACGACAGCGACGGACCCCAACACGCAGTTGGGCGAGTTCCATTGCCTCTGCATCAACGTGCCCGAGCAGGAGCTGGTGCGTTCGCTCTTGATGTTGGAGCAGAGGGCTCATGCACATGGGCGCAATCTGCCGCCGGTGGCGAGGCGTCAGGCTGAAAAGATTCTCTCCAACCGTGAGATGGAGGTACTGTCGCTCATTGTGCAAGGACTTCTGAATAAGGAGATTGCCGATGCTTTGAATATCAGTATCACGACCGTCATCACGCATCGTAAGAATATCATGGAGAAGCTGGGGATGCGCAGCGTTTCCCAGCTGACGATTTATGCGGTGATGCAGGGATATGTGGATATCAATAAAATTTAACCCAAATCGGTCATTGGACTTTGGGTTAAATTGGACCAATCAGGCTAATTCAATCATCAGAGGAATGGTGACAGGAGATGGGCAAACCATCCGACGAATTTCTTCCAGGGTGTGCGGAACATGTCCCAACTTTCTTCCGTCAGTCGGAAGCTGTTCAGCTTGTCTTCGTTGAACATGCGGTCGAGTTCCTGTGTGGTGCATGGGTCGATGATGACGGCGTTGTCTTCGTAGTCGAACCGCAGGCTGCGGGCATTGAGGTTGGCGCTGCCGACGGTGCAGAAACGGCCGTCAACCGTAATGATTTTCGTGTGATGAAATCCCGGTTTGTATATCCAGACTTCCACGCCGTGTTTCATCAGGCGGTGGACGTTGTAGAACACGCAGTCGGGCGTAAGCGGGATGTCGCTGTGTGCAGAGACCATGACTTCCACTTTCACTCCTCGCTCGACCGCCTTGCGCAGTGCCCGTTTCAGTTTTCTGTTGAGCGTGAGGTAGGGGTTGATAATCTTGATGCTGTCTTGTGCGACGTTGATGGCTTCGAGATAGAATTTCCGGATAATCTTGTTCGAGGTGAGCGGTTCGCGATTGATGATGCCCACCATTTTCCGTCCTGCCGTGCAGCATGTGTCGGGTTTCAGTCCTTCGAAGTAGTCGGCTCCGTATTCGCCTCTGAAGTATTGCGGTCCGTGGACGTTCTGGCGGCTGACTTTATTCCATATCCGCAGGAATATCTTTTGCAGGGTGTTGACCTCGTCGCCGTCGATGCGGCAGTGCATGTCGCGCCATTCTCCCACCATTTCCGTACCTTTTATATAATAGTCAGCCACGTTCATGCCGCCGGTGTAGGCAATCTTTCCGTCAATCACGACGATTTTCCGGTGGTCGCGTGAGAAGACGTGGTTGATCCACGGGAAGTTGACGGGGTCGAATTCATAGATTTCGATGCCTTTGCTGCGTATTTCCCTGAGGTGTCGCTTCTTGAGCGGTTTGTTGTTGGAGTCGTTTCCGAAGCCGTCGAAGAGTGCCCGCACTTCCACGCCCTCTTTCACTTTTTCGGCAAGCAGGTCGAAGAGCAGGTGGGCGATGGAGTCGTTGCGGAAGTTGAAATATTCCAGGTGGACGCTGCTCCGTGCCTGACGGATGGCTGTGAACATGTCGTCAAACTTCTCCTGT from the Prevotella sp. Rep29 genome contains:
- a CDS encoding DUF2971 domain-containing protein, whose protein sequence is MATSKIKCPKCKTTFPLEPRRASLPTSLYHYTSFEVLTNLLKSDRETDGAYNLHFWFSNPLQTNDKREVHFFNEKLFETKKGKELEKQIDDIKNKVGNPFTLSFVHQKKSCSNEIPMWKMYGNNFKGVRLKFNFKKLQNLFQNKNGYDLILCEYLNKNQMDVITRNIRNFKDRELEDIYKKAVSYKMNEWSYENEWRIVFWTNEITKVEYRTNDGRLYMPIKIPLDCLDLIEIGPKADQDAIDGSLKLIKEKIGDVTENHFDILKSKLQIGYV
- a CDS encoding response regulator transcription factor; protein product: MKENMPHHGMGTEFHYPRIAIIDSNMLAIMGLRQILQTVVPVAEIEVFNSFNEFEADEPEMFVHYFVETNIVLSNLSFFTARRNKTIVLTTATDPNTQLGEFHCLCINVPEQELVRSLLMLEQRAHAHGRNLPPVARRQAEKILSNREMEVLSLIVQGLLNKEIADALNISITTVITHRKNIMEKLGMRSVSQLTIYAVMQGYVDINKI
- a CDS encoding phosphatidylserine/phosphatidylglycerophosphate/cardiolipin synthase family protein, with amino-acid sequence MKSKVLIITTLLSVCTVSLSQTADTLIVRQLEEEGVQFSRNNAVTLLQSGQEKFDDMFTAIRQARSSVHLEYFNFRNDSIAHLLFDLLAEKVKEGVEVRALFDGFGNDSNNKPLKKRHLREIRSKGIEIYEFDPVNFPWINHVFSRDHRKIVVIDGKIAYTGGMNVADYYIKGTEMVGEWRDMHCRIDGDEVNTLQKIFLRIWNKVSRQNVHGPQYFRGEYGADYFEGLKPDTCCTAGRKMVGIINREPLTSNKIIRKFYLEAINVAQDSIKIINPYLTLNRKLKRALRKAVERGVKVEVMVSAHSDIPLTPDCVFYNVHRLMKHGVEVWIYKPGFHHTKIITVDGRFCTVGSANLNARSLRFDYEDNAVIIDPCTTQELDRMFNEDKLNSFRLTEESWDMFRTPWKKFVGWFAHLLSPFL